A stretch of the Streptomyces sp. NBC_00078 genome encodes the following:
- a CDS encoding UvrD-helicase domain-containing protein → MAAQAQQETALDSDHDSSRDQEISVEQEHLDRVYRRLEEKIHEAEFLMHDAAKRGHVGTPGALAERDAQVFRAGVHLNRLNNEFEDFLFGRIDLLPGKDGKKGPDGAYTAIEPADGAVRDDNTADIAETLHIGRIGVLDSEYAPLVIDWRAPAAAPFYRSTPVDPGRVVRRRVIRSKGRRVLGVEDDLMRPELKAFLDGRRLPVIGDGALMAALGQARSHTMRDIVASIQAEQDMVIRAPAASVTYVEGGPGTGKTAVALHRAAYLLYQDRRRYAGGILIVSPTPLLVAYTEGVLPSLGEEGQVAIRAIGSLAVDAVGAEATLYDSPSIARAKGSYRMLKVLRKAARGALELGSAAPAPASGQLTLGDDSGAATPAAQPTRLRVVAFGRRLELEAPELDRVRTAALGGTAPVNLLRPRARKLLLDALWDQSGAAGRHTDPELAAELRSSFDEDICDEDSFITFLDAWWPELTPGAVLAAMSDERRLGRWARRILNPGEVRRVARSLRRDGHSVHDIAMLDELHSILGSPVRPKKKRELDPLDQLTGLEELMPVREESQRERAERLAQERTEYAHVIVDEAQDLTPMQWRMVGRRGRHATWTVVGDPAQSSWSDPDEAAEARDEALGTRPRRRFQLTVNYRNPAEIAELAAKVLALAMPGSKSPSAVRSTGVEPRFSVVRDSLAQTVREEAARLLDRVDGTVGVVVAMQRRDEAARWLAGLGDRVVALGSLEAKGLEYDATVVVSPAEIADESPAGLRVLYVALTRATQQLTIVSADRDEPDLNGVPDLLRDE, encoded by the coding sequence GTGGCCGCACAGGCTCAACAGGAAACCGCGCTCGACTCGGATCACGACTCAAGTCGCGACCAGGAGATCAGCGTCGAACAGGAACACCTGGACCGGGTGTACCGGCGCCTTGAGGAAAAGATCCACGAGGCGGAGTTCCTCATGCACGACGCAGCCAAGCGAGGCCACGTCGGCACGCCCGGCGCGCTCGCCGAGCGGGACGCACAGGTCTTCCGGGCGGGGGTCCACCTCAACCGGCTCAACAACGAGTTCGAGGACTTCCTCTTCGGACGGATCGATCTGCTGCCCGGCAAGGACGGCAAGAAGGGGCCGGACGGTGCATACACCGCCATAGAGCCCGCCGACGGTGCCGTCCGGGACGACAACACCGCGGACATCGCCGAGACCCTGCACATCGGCCGCATCGGCGTACTGGACTCCGAGTACGCCCCCCTCGTCATCGACTGGCGGGCCCCCGCGGCCGCGCCGTTCTACCGCTCCACCCCCGTCGACCCGGGCCGGGTCGTGCGCCGGCGCGTCATCCGCTCCAAGGGCCGCAGGGTCCTCGGTGTCGAGGACGACCTGATGCGCCCCGAGCTCAAGGCCTTCCTCGACGGCCGCCGGCTGCCCGTCATCGGCGACGGCGCCCTGATGGCCGCCCTCGGCCAGGCCCGCAGCCACACCATGCGGGACATCGTCGCCTCCATCCAGGCCGAGCAGGACATGGTCATCCGCGCCCCCGCCGCCTCGGTGACCTACGTCGAGGGCGGCCCGGGCACGGGCAAGACGGCCGTGGCGCTCCACCGTGCCGCCTACCTCCTCTACCAGGACCGGCGCCGGTACGCGGGTGGCATCCTCATCGTCTCCCCGACCCCGCTGCTCGTCGCCTACACCGAGGGCGTCCTGCCCTCCCTCGGCGAGGAGGGCCAGGTCGCCATCCGCGCGATCGGCTCACTCGCCGTGGACGCGGTCGGCGCCGAGGCCACCCTGTACGACTCCCCGTCCATCGCCCGCGCCAAGGGCTCGTACCGCATGCTCAAGGTCCTGCGGAAGGCGGCACGGGGAGCGCTGGAACTCGGCTCTGCCGCCCCCGCCCCCGCCTCCGGTCAGCTCACCCTCGGCGACGACAGCGGTGCAGCCACCCCGGCCGCCCAGCCCACCCGCCTGCGGGTCGTCGCCTTCGGCCGGCGTCTGGAGCTGGAGGCACCGGAACTGGACCGCGTGCGAACAGCCGCCCTCGGCGGCACCGCGCCCGTCAACCTGCTGCGCCCCCGCGCCCGCAAGCTCCTCCTCGACGCCCTGTGGGACCAGTCCGGCGCGGCCGGCCGGCACACCGACCCCGAGCTGGCCGCCGAGCTGCGCTCCTCCTTCGACGAGGACATCTGCGACGAGGACAGCTTCATCACGTTCCTCGACGCCTGGTGGCCGGAGCTGACCCCCGGGGCCGTCCTGGCCGCCATGTCCGACGAGCGGCGCCTGGGCCGCTGGGCCCGCCGCATCCTCAACCCCGGCGAGGTCCGCCGGGTCGCCCGCTCGCTGCGCCGCGACGGCCACTCCGTGCACGACATCGCCATGCTCGACGAGCTCCACTCGATCCTCGGCAGTCCGGTCCGCCCGAAGAAGAAGCGCGAACTGGACCCGCTCGACCAGCTGACCGGTCTGGAGGAGCTGATGCCGGTGCGCGAGGAGTCGCAGCGCGAGCGGGCCGAGCGGCTCGCTCAGGAGCGCACCGAGTACGCCCACGTCATCGTCGACGAGGCCCAGGACCTCACGCCCATGCAGTGGCGCATGGTCGGCCGCCGGGGCCGGCACGCCACCTGGACGGTCGTCGGCGACCCGGCCCAGTCCTCCTGGTCCGACCCCGACGAGGCGGCCGAGGCCCGCGACGAGGCCCTCGGCACCCGCCCCCGCCGCCGCTTCCAGCTCACCGTCAACTACCGCAACCCGGCCGAGATCGCCGAGCTGGCGGCCAAGGTACTGGCCCTCGCGATGCCCGGCTCGAAGTCCCCGTCGGCGGTCCGCTCCACCGGCGTCGAACCCCGCTTCAGCGTCGTACGGGATTCCCTCGCACAGACCGTCCGCGAGGAGGCCGCCCGTCTCCTGGACCGCGTCGACGGCACCGTCGGCGTCGTCGTCGCCATGCAGCGCCGCGACGAGGCGGCCCGCTGGCTCGCCGGACTCGGCGACCGGGTGGTGGCCCTCGGCAGCCTGGAGGCGAAGGGCCTGGAGTACGACGCCACGGTCGTCGTCTCGCCCGCGGAGATCGCCGACGAGTCCCCGGCGGGCCTGCGCGTGCTCTACGTGGCCCTCACCCGGGCCACCCAGCAGCTGACGATCGTCTCGGCGGACCGGGACGAACCGGACCTGAACGGAGTTCCAGACCTGCTCCGGGACGAGTAA